One genomic window of Streptomonospora nanhaiensis includes the following:
- a CDS encoding CoA transferase, whose protein sequence is MNSIPSDRPLTGLAAGVDGPGALTRLAVRHLAALGADVTGHDAPAATGTAGASPASPTRPPHPRTGPARLRLGDAAEIELSWSEDPEATGITDEATAQAATGVMAVNGRRTGAGPRPLTLDYTTALAEVLAVAGLLAGVHAHRRAGTPLRLAATVERAGLLAVSQYLAAAGAPEAEAVPLDPGGATFTSADGTAFEIEALSAEVWARFWRAVGAPEPAVRAGWAPFQFRYATACSALPADLRAAARALPWERLRAAADASGAGICELVTLERRRAEIGAAPAPLWTLRALGATGPAPAPAAGRAGAPASSAPAPLAGVTVVEAGRRIQAPLCAHLLGLLGARVVRVEPPGGDPLRAMPPVTGGVSARWLALNRGKDAVEIDIKTPQGRADLRELVSRADVFCHNWAPGRAESLGLAAADLAAANPRLVYVHTSGWADAVPDAPPGTDFMVQARSGLADALSPVGASTAPSLMTLLDILGGALGAQTVVAALLAADRRGGAVAAESSLLGAADTLLHDLLSGPPAVVDPRRFAEGFRAPLRTADGWVAPADGDADDAALLTAAVADAPTGDALRMLRDKGLSATAALGDIAALPTDPRYAARLPRDSHGAIAVPNVWSQV, encoded by the coding sequence ATGAATTCCATCCCGTCTGACCGACCACTCACCGGGCTCGCGGCCGGTGTCGACGGCCCCGGGGCGCTGACCCGGCTCGCCGTCCGCCACCTCGCCGCCCTCGGAGCGGACGTCACCGGCCACGACGCACCCGCCGCCACCGGCACCGCCGGCGCATCCCCCGCATCCCCCACCCGCCCCCCGCACCCCCGCACCGGCCCCGCCCGGCTGCGCCTCGGCGACGCCGCCGAGATCGAACTGTCCTGGTCGGAGGACCCGGAGGCCACCGGGATCACCGACGAGGCCACCGCCCAGGCGGCCACCGGCGTGATGGCGGTCAACGGCCGCCGCACGGGCGCCGGTCCGCGCCCCCTCACCCTCGACTACACCACCGCCCTCGCCGAGGTCCTCGCTGTGGCCGGCCTGCTGGCCGGAGTGCACGCCCACCGCCGCGCGGGCACCCCGCTGCGCCTGGCCGCGACGGTGGAGCGGGCCGGTCTGCTCGCGGTCTCGCAGTACCTGGCCGCCGCCGGCGCGCCCGAGGCCGAGGCCGTCCCGCTCGACCCCGGCGGCGCCACCTTCACCAGCGCCGACGGCACCGCCTTCGAGATCGAGGCGCTGAGCGCCGAGGTCTGGGCGCGGTTCTGGCGGGCGGTGGGCGCTCCCGAGCCCGCCGTCCGCGCCGGCTGGGCGCCCTTCCAGTTCCGCTACGCCACCGCCTGCTCGGCCCTGCCCGCCGACCTGCGCGCGGCGGCCCGCGCCCTGCCCTGGGAGCGGCTGCGCGCGGCGGCCGACGCCTCGGGCGCGGGCATCTGCGAACTGGTGACCCTGGAACGGCGCCGTGCGGAGATCGGCGCCGCTCCCGCACCGCTGTGGACGCTGCGCGCCCTCGGCGCCACCGGTCCGGCACCCGCCCCGGCCGCCGGACGGGCCGGGGCCCCGGCCTCCTCGGCACCCGCGCCGCTGGCCGGTGTCACCGTGGTGGAGGCCGGCCGCCGCATCCAGGCCCCGCTGTGCGCCCACCTGCTCGGCCTGCTCGGCGCCCGCGTCGTCCGCGTCGAGCCCCCCGGCGGCGACCCGCTGCGCGCCATGCCGCCCGTCACCGGCGGGGTCTCGGCGCGCTGGCTGGCCCTCAACCGCGGCAAGGACGCCGTGGAGATCGACATCAAGACCCCGCAGGGCCGCGCCGACCTGCGCGAACTCGTCTCCCGCGCGGACGTGTTCTGCCACAACTGGGCCCCCGGCAGGGCCGAGAGCCTCGGCCTTGCCGCCGCCGACCTCGCCGCGGCCAACCCCCGGCTGGTCTACGTGCACACCTCCGGGTGGGCCGACGCCGTCCCCGACGCCCCGCCCGGCACCGACTTCATGGTCCAGGCGCGTTCGGGCCTGGCCGACGCCCTCAGCCCCGTCGGCGCATCCACCGCGCCTTCCCTGATGACCCTGCTCGACATCCTCGGCGGCGCGCTCGGCGCCCAGACCGTCGTCGCCGCGCTGCTGGCGGCCGACCGCCGCGGCGGCGCCGTGGCCGCCGAAAGCTCCCTGCTCGGCGCCGCCGACACCCTGCTGCACGACCTGCTGTCCGGCCCGCCGGCGGTCGTGGACCCGCGCCGCTTCGCCGAGGGCTTCCGGGCGCCGCTGCGCACCGCCGACGGCTGGGTCGCCCCCGCCGACGGCGACGCCGACGACGCCGCCCTGCTCACCGCCGCCGTCGCCGACGCCCCCACCGGCGACGCCCTGCGCATGCTGCGCGACAAGGGCCTCAGCGCCACCGCCGCACTCGGCGACATCGCCGCGCTGCCGACCGACCCCCGATACGCGGCCCGCCTCCCGCGCGACTCCCACGGCGCCATCGCCGTGCCCAACGTCTGGAGCCAGGTATGA
- a CDS encoding class I adenylate-forming enzyme family protein, which produces MTAAAVTDLVPARLRAEWARRGDYPCDDLFALFSAHADAHPDRPAVIDDGGTLDYAGLRARALATAGGLAALGVRPGEVVCVQLPNGRDAVAAELAVAALGAVALPFPVGRRVRETEALVRGSGAVAAIAPARHRDRSPAAELAALRGTAPTLRHVVAVGPGPAPEGCVPADGLPPAPPGFAPARPDPDSCARILVSSGSEAQPKMIAYSHNALAGGRGNFVEALRRPGQDLRAMFLVPLGSAFGSSGTSVTLARHGGTLVLCGAFDADAAVRAVAEHRPSHVFAVPTMIRMMLDSPSARTADPGGVSAVVLGGAPLDPLTAAEARARFGCPVVNLYGSADGVNCHTGLDDPPDISGRPGIAAGRPNPRVADIRVVDEELRDVPAGAIGEIVSLGPMTPMCYVGAPELNARYRAAGGWVRTGDLGTLDEDGGLRVVGRLKDVVIRGGANISPAEVEQLLREHPDVRDTCCVGVPDPLMGERLAAHIVPRHGRVPDRAELEEFLRGKGVEPYKFPEYVLPAPAGGFPLTPAGKVDKQRLRERAVEVVGG; this is translated from the coding sequence ATGACCGCAGCCGCCGTCACCGACCTCGTCCCCGCCCGACTCCGCGCCGAGTGGGCGCGCCGCGGGGACTACCCCTGCGACGACCTGTTCGCATTGTTCTCCGCCCACGCCGACGCCCACCCCGACCGCCCCGCCGTCATCGACGACGGCGGAACCCTCGACTACGCGGGCCTGCGCGCCCGTGCCCTGGCGACCGCCGGGGGCCTGGCCGCCCTGGGGGTGCGCCCGGGCGAGGTGGTGTGCGTCCAGTTGCCCAACGGCCGCGACGCCGTCGCCGCCGAACTCGCCGTCGCCGCCCTCGGCGCCGTCGCCCTGCCCTTCCCCGTGGGCCGCCGCGTCCGCGAGACCGAGGCCCTGGTGCGGGGCTCCGGCGCCGTCGCCGCGATCGCCCCGGCCCGCCACAGGGACCGCTCGCCCGCGGCCGAACTCGCGGCGCTGCGCGGCACGGCGCCCACCCTGCGCCACGTCGTCGCGGTCGGCCCCGGCCCGGCGCCCGAGGGGTGCGTGCCCGCCGACGGGCTGCCCCCGGCCCCGCCCGGGTTCGCCCCCGCCCGCCCCGACCCCGACTCCTGCGCGCGGATCCTGGTGTCCTCGGGGTCGGAGGCCCAACCCAAGATGATCGCCTACTCCCACAACGCGCTCGCCGGAGGGCGGGGCAACTTCGTCGAGGCGCTGCGGCGCCCGGGCCAGGACCTGCGGGCCATGTTCCTGGTGCCGCTGGGCTCGGCCTTCGGCAGCAGCGGCACCAGCGTCACCCTGGCCCGCCACGGCGGCACGCTGGTGCTGTGCGGGGCGTTCGACGCCGACGCGGCGGTGCGGGCCGTCGCCGAGCACCGGCCCAGCCACGTGTTCGCGGTGCCCACCATGATCCGGATGATGCTGGACAGCCCCAGCGCGCGCACCGCCGACCCCGGCGGGGTCTCGGCGGTGGTGCTGGGCGGCGCCCCGCTGGACCCGCTCACCGCCGCCGAGGCGCGCGCCCGCTTCGGCTGCCCGGTGGTCAACCTCTACGGGTCGGCCGACGGCGTCAACTGCCACACCGGCCTGGACGACCCGCCCGACATCAGCGGCCGCCCCGGCATCGCGGCCGGCCGGCCCAACCCGCGGGTGGCCGACATCCGCGTTGTCGACGAGGAGCTGCGCGACGTCCCGGCCGGCGCCATCGGCGAGATCGTCTCGCTGGGCCCGATGACGCCGATGTGCTACGTCGGCGCGCCGGAGCTGAACGCCCGCTACCGCGCGGCCGGCGGCTGGGTGCGCACCGGCGACCTGGGGACCCTGGACGAGGACGGCGGGCTGCGCGTGGTCGGGCGGCTCAAGGACGTGGTGATCCGCGGCGGCGCCAACATCAGCCCGGCCGAGGTGGAGCAGCTGCTGCGCGAGCACCCCGACGTGCGCGACACCTGCTGCGTGGGCGTGCCCGACCCGCTGATGGGCGAGCGCCTGGCCGCCCACATCGTGCCGCGCCACGGGCGGGTGCCCGACCGCGCCGAACTGGAGGAGTTCCTGCGCGGCAAGGGCGTGGAGCCCTACAAGTTCCCCGAGTACGTGCTGCCCGCGCCGGCCGGGGGGTTCCCGCTGACCCCGGCCGGCAAGGTCGACAAGCAGCGGCTGCGCGAGCGCGCGGTGGAGGTGGTGGGCGGCTAG
- a CDS encoding metal ABC transporter solute-binding protein, Zn/Mn family translates to MVDARTPLPRPALLRGGALTAAALLLGCAACGSGGAADDGGGDGAGPAVVATTTWQAAFARAAGAEDVTVIVPASVQHAPDYEPRPSDLAAVADAEFVLYSPFESFAGQITEAAGSGAEAVEVNADNSPEVVTAEVEKLGERFGTAEAAREWLAKFDAVRAELREDVEADWPGGERPAAVAQVYAGWAAELAGAEVVGTYGPDQVTPEQVAELSAANPALVLDNAHMSTGAVLPDSGAVEVDVVNYPGEDQDLLALYRANAEAIGAALRGEEAPSPRPGSGGDGGGHEADHDGHGGGGGGGGHR, encoded by the coding sequence ATGGTCGACGCTCGCACCCCCCTCCCCCGCCCCGCCCTCCTCCGCGGCGGGGCACTGACGGCGGCGGCGCTGCTGCTGGGCTGCGCCGCGTGCGGCTCCGGCGGGGCCGCGGACGACGGCGGCGGCGACGGCGCCGGGCCGGCCGTGGTGGCGACCACCACCTGGCAGGCGGCGTTCGCGCGCGCGGCCGGCGCCGAGGACGTCACGGTGATCGTGCCCGCCTCGGTGCAGCACGCGCCCGACTACGAGCCGCGGCCCTCGGACCTGGCGGCGGTGGCCGACGCCGAGTTCGTGCTCTACAGCCCGTTCGAGTCGTTCGCCGGGCAGATCACCGAGGCGGCGGGGTCCGGGGCCGAGGCGGTCGAGGTGAACGCCGACAACAGCCCGGAGGTGGTGACCGCCGAGGTCGAGAAGCTGGGTGAGCGGTTCGGCACGGCCGAGGCGGCGCGGGAGTGGCTGGCAAAGTTCGACGCGGTGCGCGCCGAGCTGCGCGAGGACGTCGAGGCCGACTGGCCGGGCGGGGAGCGGCCCGCGGCGGTGGCCCAGGTCTACGCCGGGTGGGCGGCGGAGCTGGCGGGCGCGGAGGTGGTGGGCACCTACGGGCCCGACCAGGTCACCCCCGAGCAGGTGGCGGAGCTGAGCGCGGCGAATCCCGCGCTGGTGCTGGACAACGCGCACATGTCCACCGGAGCGGTGCTGCCCGACTCCGGCGCCGTGGAGGTGGACGTGGTGAACTACCCCGGCGAGGACCAGGACCTGCTGGCGCTCTACCGGGCCAACGCCGAGGCGATCGGCGCGGCGCTGCGCGGTGAGGAGGCGCCCTCGCCGCGTCCCGGATCCGGTGGCGACGGCGGCGGCCACGAGGCCGACCACGACGGCCACGGCGGCGGGGGCGGGGGCGGGGGCCACCGCTGA
- a CDS encoding metal ABC transporter permease: protein MIDGATFLALLEMPAVQRAAVALVVGAIGLPVIGVAIVGLDIMPVRFAMMHVALLGIAVGLLVGLDPLLCALVACALAGVGISPLARDPGGLSGGMGLLMSLAMAAALLVLAMSGVNGASAFELLWGSVLSVRAVDIAILGVLAVVVPGLFWWRRRDLALLLHDRELALCSGVPVGALTTLLLVLIAVSVAGAIRLTGALLVDALTLLPALAARRLGHSLGAMVLWAIGIGVVVNLAGFAIALLFDLPPGPALVLTAGAVVLVVQFLPERTTSRWSTLAPPSPAPPSSAAGH, encoded by the coding sequence GTGATCGACGGGGCGACGTTCCTGGCGCTGCTGGAGATGCCCGCCGTCCAGCGGGCGGCGGTGGCGCTGGTGGTGGGCGCGATCGGGCTGCCGGTGATCGGCGTGGCGATCGTGGGCCTGGACATCATGCCGGTGCGCTTCGCGATGATGCACGTCGCGCTGCTGGGGATCGCCGTGGGGCTGCTGGTGGGCCTGGACCCCCTGCTGTGCGCGCTGGTGGCGTGCGCGCTGGCGGGGGTGGGCATCAGCCCGCTGGCCCGCGACCCGGGCGGGCTGTCGGGCGGCATGGGCCTGCTGATGAGCCTGGCCATGGCGGCGGCGCTGCTGGTCCTGGCGATGTCGGGCGTCAACGGCGCGAGCGCGTTCGAGTTGCTGTGGGGATCGGTGCTGTCGGTGCGCGCCGTGGACATCGCGATCCTGGGCGTCCTGGCGGTGGTGGTGCCCGGGCTGTTCTGGTGGCGGCGCCGCGACCTCGCGCTGCTGCTGCACGACCGCGAGCTGGCGCTGTGCTCGGGCGTGCCGGTGGGCGCGCTCACCACGCTCCTGCTGGTGCTGATCGCGGTGTCGGTGGCCGGTGCGATCCGGCTGACGGGAGCGCTGCTCGTGGACGCGCTGACCCTGCTGCCCGCGCTGGCCGCGCGCCGGCTCGGGCACTCCCTGGGGGCGATGGTCCTGTGGGCGATCGGCATCGGCGTGGTGGTGAACCTGGCCGGGTTCGCCATCGCGCTGCTGTTCGACCTGCCGCCGGGCCCCGCCCTTGTCCTCACCGCCGGCGCGGTCGTGCTGGTGGTCCAGTTCCTCCCGGAAAGGACGACGTCGCGATGGTCGACGCTCGCACCCCCCTCCCCCGCCCCGCCCTCCTCCGCGGCGGGGCACTGA
- a CDS encoding ATP-binding cassette domain-containing protein — protein sequence MTAVTVTTTAALELSLVDVTCRFGAAPAVRGVSVAVRPGQKVALTGTNGSGKTTLLRAVLGLHRGRVAGRVSVGGAVAATRADWARRRRQCAWIPQRQGGGAFPLLAEELLAGSGDRDAAVAAAHRLGVAPLLRRPVHTLSGGQVQRVHLARAVGCVAAGAGLLLADEPTAALDFEGQREAADVLLGLPATVVVVTHDRRLADRCDRRLEMAAGALREAP from the coding sequence ATGACGGCGGTAACTGTGACCACCACGGCGGCGCTGGAACTCTCCCTGGTCGACGTGACGTGCCGCTTCGGGGCCGCCCCGGCGGTACGCGGCGTCTCCGTCGCGGTGCGCCCGGGCCAGAAGGTCGCGCTGACCGGCACCAACGGGTCCGGCAAGACGACGCTGCTGCGCGCCGTGCTGGGCCTGCACCGGGGCCGGGTGGCGGGCCGCGTCAGCGTCGGCGGCGCGGTCGCGGCCACCCGCGCCGACTGGGCGCGGCGGCGCCGCCAGTGCGCCTGGATCCCCCAGCGCCAGGGCGGCGGCGCGTTCCCGCTGCTGGCCGAGGAACTGCTCGCCGGCAGCGGCGACCGCGACGCCGCCGTCGCCGCCGCGCACCGGCTCGGCGTGGCGCCCCTGCTGCGGCGGCCGGTGCACACCCTCTCCGGCGGGCAGGTGCAGCGCGTGCACCTGGCGCGGGCGGTGGGCTGTGTGGCGGCGGGCGCGGGGCTGCTGCTGGCCGACGAGCCCACGGCGGCGCTGGACTTCGAGGGCCAGCGCGAGGCCGCCGACGTGCTGCTGGGCCTGCCGGCCACGGTCGTCGTTGTCACCCACGACCGCCGGCTGGCCGACCGGTGCGACCGCCGGCTGGAGATGGCGGCCGGCGCCCTGCGGGAGGCGCCGTGA
- a CDS encoding sigma-70 family RNA polymerase sigma factor: MDDAELTRLALDAVDGGDGAVEQLVRRLRPDVARFIGSMSDPMLVEELTQETLIRALRGLPRFAARSSVRSWILSIARHTVVDRYRAASSRPATVSVEDWDAAQSRTESGQGRFEEEIALLNLLSHLAEPRRTAFVLTQIEGFSYAEAAEITRVPVGTVRSRVARAREDLITALRLAESPEAAEPAAPPAAPPAAAKAAEAGPTAPAPHSREPRPPRTRPVRQRGTACRPARTPPDPGSPSAPTARVAPSPLPVPAPPGPAPTLIPTQEPT; the protein is encoded by the coding sequence GTGGATGACGCCGAACTGACCCGGCTGGCGCTGGACGCGGTGGACGGCGGCGACGGCGCCGTCGAGCAGCTGGTGCGCCGGCTGCGGCCCGACGTCGCCCGCTTCATCGGGTCGATGTCGGATCCCATGCTGGTCGAGGAGCTGACCCAGGAGACCCTGATCCGCGCCCTGCGCGGCCTGCCCCGCTTCGCCGCCCGCTCCTCGGTGCGCTCCTGGATCCTGTCCATCGCCCGGCACACGGTCGTCGACCGGTACCGGGCCGCGTCCTCCCGCCCGGCCACGGTCAGCGTGGAGGACTGGGACGCGGCCCAGTCCCGGACCGAGTCCGGGCAGGGCCGGTTCGAGGAGGAGATCGCGCTGCTGAACCTGCTCAGCCACCTGGCCGAGCCCCGCCGCACCGCCTTCGTCCTCACCCAGATCGAGGGGTTCTCCTACGCCGAGGCGGCCGAGATCACCCGCGTGCCGGTGGGGACCGTGCGCTCCCGCGTGGCGCGGGCCCGCGAGGATCTGATCACCGCCCTGCGGCTGGCGGAGAGCCCCGAGGCCGCCGAACCGGCCGCGCCGCCCGCCGCGCCGCCGGCGGCGGCCAAGGCGGCGGAGGCCGGCCCGACCGCGCCGGCGCCGCATTCGCGGGAACCGCGGCCGCCCCGCACCCGACCAGTGCGGCAGAGGGGCACCGCGTGCCGCCCGGCCCGCACACCGCCCGACCCCGGCTCCCCGTCCGCGCCGACCGCCCGTGTCGCCCCCTCGCCCCTGCCGGTCCCGGCGCCCCCGGGTCCGGCGCCCACCCTGATACCGACCCAGGAGCCCACATGA
- a CDS encoding zf-HC2 domain-containing protein, whose amino-acid sequence MSCVECRTALSAELDGEAADAVPEEVRRHLRDCAACGSWLAAAHRLQRLLRSARLAADRGE is encoded by the coding sequence GTGAGCTGCGTGGAGTGCCGGACCGCGCTGTCCGCCGAACTGGACGGCGAGGCCGCTGATGCGGTCCCCGAGGAGGTCCGCCGCCACCTGCGCGACTGCGCGGCGTGCGGCTCCTGGCTCGCCGCGGCCCACCGGCTCCAGCGGCTTTTGCGCTCGGCCCGCCTGGCCGCCGACCGCGGCGAGTAG
- a CDS encoding helix-turn-helix transcriptional regulator — protein sequence MTSSSATEQHLRDLARLRRVRDRIDREYARPLDVEALARGVNMSAGHLSRQFRRAYGESPYSYLMTRRIERAMALLRRGDLSVTEVCFEVGCSSLGTFSTRFTELVGMPPSVYRREAALSARGLPTCVVKQVARPVRNREARAVEPQLA from the coding sequence GTGACCAGCAGTTCCGCCACCGAGCAGCACCTGCGCGACCTCGCGCGGCTGCGCCGCGTCCGCGATCGGATCGACCGCGAGTACGCGCGCCCGCTGGACGTCGAGGCGCTCGCCCGCGGGGTCAACATGTCGGCCGGGCACCTCAGCCGCCAGTTCCGGCGCGCCTACGGCGAATCGCCCTACTCCTACCTCATGACGCGCCGCATCGAGCGCGCGATGGCCCTGCTGCGCCGGGGCGACCTCAGCGTCACCGAGGTCTGCTTCGAGGTGGGCTGCTCCTCGCTGGGCACCTTCAGCACCCGCTTCACCGAACTGGTCGGCATGCCGCCGAGCGTCTACCGGCGCGAGGCGGCGCTCTCGGCGCGGGGCCTGCCCACGTGCGTCGTCAAGCAGGTGGCCCGACCGGTCAGGAATCGAGAAGCGCGGGCCGTCGAGCCGCAGCTAGCGTGA
- a CDS encoding VOC family protein, translating to MDITIHTTFLPHDDPDASVAFYRDVLGFEVRSDVGSGTMRWITVGPPNQPDTRILLAPPAADPGITDEERRLIAEMMAKGTYGWIVLATTDVDATFERVVAHDVEVVQEPTDQPFGVRDCAFRDPAGNMVRIQQQL from the coding sequence ATGGACATCACCATCCACACCACCTTCCTGCCGCACGACGACCCCGACGCGTCGGTGGCCTTCTACCGCGACGTCCTCGGCTTCGAGGTGCGCAGCGACGTCGGCAGCGGCACGATGCGCTGGATCACGGTGGGCCCGCCCAACCAGCCCGACACCCGTATCCTCCTGGCGCCGCCGGCCGCCGACCCCGGTATCACCGACGAGGAGCGCCGCCTCATCGCCGAGATGATGGCCAAGGGCACCTACGGCTGGATCGTGCTGGCCACCACGGACGTCGACGCCACCTTCGAGCGGGTCGTGGCCCACGACGTCGAGGTCGTCCAGGAACCCACCGACCAGCCCTTCGGCGTCCGCGACTGCGCCTTCCGCGACCCCGCGGGCAACATGGTCCGCATCCAGCAGCAGCTCTGA
- a CDS encoding ATP-binding cassette domain-containing protein, translating into MSTAPQAPRSAAAHAADSHDLIRVQGARENNLKDVSLTLPKRRLTVFTGVSGSGKSSLVFATIAAESQRLINETYSSFVQGFMPTMARPDVDVLEGLTTAIIIDQERIGANARSTVGTVTDANALLRILFSRLGQPHIGSPQAFSFNTASVRASGAITVERGGSAKAVRQTYTRTGGMCPRCEGMGSVTDIDLTQLYDRDKSLAEGAITVPGYKPDGWSVRFFIGSGFFDPHKPIRDYSETELHDFLYREPTKIKIENTNMTYEGLVPRVQKSFLSKDREAMQPHIRAFVDRAVTFTTCPDCGGTRLSEAARSAKVNGISIADACAMQISDLAEWVRGLDEPSVAPLLATLRHTLDSFVEIGLGYLSLDRPSGTLSGGEAQRTKMIRHLGSSLTDVTYVFDEPTIGLHPHDIQRMNTLLLRLRDKGNTVLVVEHKPEAIEIADHVVDLGPGAGTAGGTVCFEGTVEQLRASDTLTGRHYDDRAALKEKVRTPTGALEIRGANANNLRDVDVDIPLGVLVVVTGVAGSGKSSLVHGSLPAGAGVVSIDQGAIRGSRRSNPATYTGLLEPVRKAFAKANGVKPALFSANSEGACPNCNGAGVIYTDLGIMAGVATTCEECEGKRFESSVLAYRLGGRDISEVLAMPVAEAKGFFGSGEARIPAAHAICDRLDDVGLGYLTLGQPLTTLSGGERQRLKLATHMAEKGGVYVLDEPTTGLHLADVAQLLGLLDRLVDSGKSVIVIEHHQAVMAHADWIIDLGPGAGHDGGRVVFEGTPADLVADASTLTGEHLAAYVKG; encoded by the coding sequence ATGAGCACGGCCCCGCAGGCCCCGCGGTCCGCCGCGGCCCACGCCGCCGACAGCCACGACCTGATCCGCGTCCAGGGCGCGCGTGAGAACAACCTCAAGGACGTCAGCCTCACGCTGCCCAAGCGGCGGCTGACCGTGTTCACCGGTGTGTCCGGGTCGGGCAAGAGCTCCCTGGTGTTCGCCACGATCGCGGCGGAGTCCCAGCGGCTGATCAACGAGACCTACAGCAGCTTCGTGCAGGGCTTCATGCCCACCATGGCGCGCCCCGACGTCGACGTCCTCGAAGGGCTGACCACCGCGATCATCATCGACCAGGAGCGCATCGGCGCCAACGCCCGCTCCACGGTCGGCACCGTCACCGACGCCAACGCCCTGCTGCGCATCCTCTTCAGCCGGCTCGGGCAGCCGCACATCGGCTCGCCCCAGGCGTTCTCCTTCAACACCGCCTCGGTGCGGGCCAGCGGCGCCATCACCGTCGAACGCGGCGGCAGCGCCAAGGCCGTACGCCAGACCTACACCCGCACCGGCGGCATGTGCCCGCGCTGCGAGGGCATGGGCAGCGTCACCGACATCGACCTCACCCAGCTCTACGACCGCGACAAGTCGCTCGCCGAGGGCGCGATCACCGTCCCCGGCTACAAGCCCGACGGCTGGTCGGTGCGCTTCTTCATCGGGTCCGGCTTCTTCGACCCCCACAAGCCGATCCGCGACTACAGCGAGACCGAGCTGCACGACTTCCTGTACCGCGAACCCACCAAGATCAAGATCGAGAACACCAACATGACCTACGAGGGGCTCGTCCCCCGGGTCCAGAAGTCGTTCCTCTCCAAGGACCGCGAGGCGATGCAGCCGCACATCCGGGCCTTCGTCGACCGCGCGGTCACCTTCACCACCTGCCCCGACTGCGGCGGCACCCGGCTCAGCGAGGCCGCCCGCTCCGCCAAGGTCAACGGCATCAGCATCGCCGACGCCTGCGCGATGCAGATCAGCGACCTCGCCGAGTGGGTCCGCGGCCTGGACGAACCCTCGGTGGCGCCGCTGCTCGCCACGCTTCGCCACACCCTCGACTCCTTCGTGGAGATCGGCCTGGGCTACCTCTCGCTGGACCGTCCCTCGGGCACGCTCTCCGGCGGCGAGGCCCAGCGCACCAAGATGATCCGCCACCTCGGCTCGTCGCTGACCGACGTCACCTACGTCTTCGACGAGCCCACCATCGGCCTGCACCCCCACGACATCCAGCGGATGAACACCCTGCTGCTGCGGCTGCGCGACAAGGGCAACACGGTGCTGGTGGTGGAGCACAAGCCCGAGGCGATCGAGATCGCCGACCACGTCGTCGACCTCGGCCCCGGGGCGGGCACGGCGGGCGGCACCGTGTGCTTCGAGGGCACCGTCGAGCAGCTGCGCGCCAGCGACACCCTCACCGGCCGCCACTACGACGACCGCGCCGCCCTCAAGGAGAAGGTGCGCACCCCCACCGGTGCGCTGGAGATCCGCGGCGCCAACGCCAACAACCTGCGCGACGTCGACGTCGACATCCCGCTGGGCGTGCTCGTCGTGGTCACCGGCGTGGCCGGGTCGGGCAAGAGCTCGCTCGTGCACGGCTCGCTTCCCGCCGGGGCGGGCGTGGTGTCGATCGACCAGGGCGCCATCCGCGGCTCCCGGCGGAGCAACCCCGCCACCTACACCGGGCTGCTCGAACCCGTCCGCAAGGCGTTCGCCAAGGCCAACGGCGTGAAGCCCGCGCTGTTCAGCGCCAACTCCGAGGGCGCCTGCCCCAACTGCAACGGCGCCGGGGTGATCTACACCGACCTCGGCATCATGGCGGGTGTCGCCACCACGTGCGAGGAGTGCGAGGGCAAGCGGTTCGAGTCCTCGGTCCTGGCCTACCGGCTGGGCGGCCGCGACATCAGCGAGGTCCTGGCCATGCCGGTTGCCGAGGCCAAGGGGTTCTTCGGCTCCGGCGAGGCCCGCATCCCGGCCGCCCACGCGATCTGCGACCGGCTCGACGACGTCGGTCTGGGCTACCTCACCCTCGGCCAGCCGCTCACCACCCTGTCCGGCGGCGAGCGCCAACGGCTCAAGCTCGCCACCCACATGGCCGAGAAGGGCGGCGTCTACGTCCTGGACGAGCCGACCACCGGCCTGCACCTGGCCGACGTGGCGCAGCTGCTCGGCCTGCTCGACCGGCTGGTCGACTCCGGCAAGTCGGTCATCGTCATCGAGCACCACCAGGCGGTCATGGCGCACGCCGACTGGATCATCGACCTCGGTCCCGGCGCCGGCCACGACGGCGGCCGCGTCGTCTTCGAGGGCACCCCCGCCGACCTCGTCGCCGACGCCTCCACCCTCACCGGGGAGCACCTGGCGGCCTACGTCAAGGGCTGA